One region of Aeromicrobium sp. Sec7.5 genomic DNA includes:
- a CDS encoding HNH endonuclease, with protein MFEDLAPEEVLAAVAGADFGVHEPIDIMGGKHIDAIAALERVVRVAQARIVEQVDALHALRWSTGPSLEGDPSLTVAAESALARGMSPTAGRSMLATAVLLRSMPVLREAFGQGRVSEGIVRAVVRVVRDLDVDTVAAVDGALEGRLDGVSAPRAGELARTAVVEHDVEAAATREKVARAEQYVSYWDEPDGVGTLIVHGPAEQLVGIRQALQVHADRLRARGDERDRGQIMVNTLFERTTGIETVAGPEIELSVLMPIEALQGQPVAAELAGHGPISPQLAAELVDGAHQTWFRRLFTDPTGSLAGLDRTRRCFTGTLASWIRTRDHHRCRQPSCGCRIRDIDHIRPHRNGGPTTQDNGQGLCRLSNLVKELPGWHVAREPGGTVRWTTPTGHTYDAPPPTPHRRT; from the coding sequence ATGTTCGAGGATCTGGCACCTGAGGAGGTGCTCGCCGCGGTTGCGGGTGCTGACTTCGGCGTGCATGAACCGATCGACATCATGGGCGGCAAGCACATCGACGCGATTGCGGCGTTGGAGCGGGTGGTGCGCGTGGCGCAGGCCCGGATCGTGGAGCAGGTGGATGCTCTTCACGCCCTGCGTTGGTCCACGGGCCCTTCGCTCGAGGGCGACCCGTCGCTCACAGTCGCCGCGGAGTCCGCGCTGGCGCGTGGCATGTCGCCCACGGCGGGCCGCTCGATGCTCGCGACGGCCGTGCTGCTGCGATCCATGCCGGTCCTGCGTGAGGCGTTCGGGCAGGGCCGTGTGTCGGAGGGCATCGTGCGGGCGGTCGTGCGGGTCGTGCGCGACCTGGACGTCGACACCGTGGCGGCGGTCGACGGTGCGCTCGAGGGCCGCCTCGACGGTGTCAGTGCCCCGCGGGCTGGCGAGCTGGCCCGCACCGCCGTGGTGGAGCACGATGTCGAGGCTGCGGCCACGCGCGAGAAGGTCGCGCGGGCCGAGCAGTACGTGTCGTACTGGGACGAGCCCGACGGCGTCGGCACGCTGATCGTGCACGGCCCGGCCGAGCAGCTCGTCGGCATCCGGCAGGCGCTGCAGGTGCACGCCGACCGGCTGCGAGCCCGCGGCGACGAGCGCGACCGCGGGCAGATCATGGTCAACACGCTGTTCGAGCGCACCACCGGCATCGAGACCGTCGCCGGTCCCGAGATCGAGCTGTCAGTGCTGATGCCGATCGAGGCCCTCCAAGGGCAACCGGTCGCCGCCGAGCTCGCCGGTCACGGCCCCATCTCGCCGCAGCTGGCCGCCGAGCTCGTCGACGGAGCCCACCAGACCTGGTTCCGCCGACTCTTCACCGATCCCACGGGCTCACTGGCCGGGCTCGACCGCACCCGCCGCTGCTTCACCGGCACCCTGGCCTCCTGGATCCGCACCCGCGACCACCACCGCTGCCGACAACCGTCGTGCGGGTGCCGGATCCGCGACATCGACCACATCCGACCCCACCGCAACGGCGGACCCACCACCCAGGACAACGGTCAGGGTTTGTGTCGTCTCTCGAACCTCGTCAAGGAACTACCCGGGTGGCACGTGGCCCGCGAACCGGGCGGCACGGTGCGGTGGACCACCCCCACCGGCCACACGTACGACGCTCCCCCACCGACGCCGCACCGCAGGACGTAA